CTACCTCGTAGCGGACCGACGGCTCCGCCGGTGCCTGCTCGAGCACCACGAAGTCTTCTGTCCCCACCGCCGTCGCTCGGTGCACCAGATGCGTGCCGTCGGGGCCGCCGCCGCGATACACGACGAAGCCCCCAGCGACCTCCGCGGGCGCGTCGAGCGCGCCGACGAGGGACACCCGCATAGACATGCTCGTGCTCTCGTCCGCCACCGTGAACGCGCCGCTTGCCCTCTCCGGCAAGCTCACCTGCGCCGGGCGCACCACCCTCGCGAGCGCCGCCTCCCCGATCCGCGGACGCAGCCGCGCACCCTCGCTCCGAAAGGACTCGGCCTCCGCCTCCCCCAACACCGGCGCGGGCCGCAACTGGTGCCCGCCGGCAGGGGCAAGACCTCTGGGCGCCCCCGCCGGCACGCCCGCGCGATCCGCCACCCGGAAGCGTTGCTGGATCGACGTCACCACGGCCCGGGCCGCTGCGGACTCCGCTGCCGTGACGTGAAGCTGCCCGGTGGCCCTGCCGGCGTCGTCGCCTCGCACATCATCTCTCTTATCGGATGCCGCGCACGCTCCCGCCACTCCCGCGACGAGCGCACCGACCCCGCAGATCCCAAAGACGCGCCACAGTGCTTCCACCGCCGTGACCCCCTTCGTGAGGTTCTTGCGAACGATGTGAGCGTAACACGGCCCTGATGGCAGGTGACGGCGGTGATGTCGAGAGCAAGGTAACCCCTGCAATCCGCGGCTGAGAGCGCCCTCACCCGCCAGCGTACGCCGAGCGCACGATCTTCGCGATCGTCGCCAGCTGCATGTTGCTCGTGCCTTCGTAGATCTTGCCGATCTTGGAGTCGCGGAAGAGCTTCTCGACTGGGTACTCTTTGGTGAAACCCACGCCGCCCATCAGCTCGATGGCGAGGCTGGCGGTGCGCTCGGCGACCTGGGACGAGAACAGCTTGGCCATGGCAGCCTCCTTCACGAAGGGCTGGCCGGCGTCCTTCAGGCGCGCCGCGTTGTAGACCATGAGCTTGGCCGCCTCGATCTCCGTCGCCATCTGCGCGTACTGAAACTCCATGCCCTGGAACTCGGCGATTGATTTGCCGAACTGCTTGCGCTCCACGCTGTACTTCAGCGCGTGGTCGAAGGCGCCCTCGGCCAGTCCGAGCATCTGAGCGCCGATGCCGATGCGGCCCTCGTTCAGCGTCTCGATCGCGATCTTGTACCCGACGCCGACCTCACCCAGCACGTTCTCGGCTGCGACCTCGCAGTCCTCGAGGATGAGCTCCGTGGTGCTCGAGGCGCGGATGCCGAGTTTGTCTTCCTTCTTGCCGACGGAGAAACCGGCCTGGCCCTTCTCGACCAGGAACGCCGTGATGCCCTTGTAGCCCTTGGCGAAGTCCGTGTTCGCGAACACGATGAAGAGCGAGCTCTCGGCGCCGTTCGTGATCCAGAGCTTGCGCCCGTTCAGCAGCCACTTGTCGCCGCGTTTCTCGGCGCGGGTCTTGAGCGCGAAGGCGTCGGAGCCGGAGCCGGCCTCGCTCAAGGCGTACGAGCCGACCCACTCACTCGCCAGCTTGGGTAGGTAGCGCTTCTTCTGTTCGGCGTTGGCCCAGCGCAGGATGCAGTTGTTGACCAGCGTGTTCTGTACGTCGACGAACACCGAGATGCTCGGGTCGACCTCGGCCAGGGCCTCGACCGCGAGCACGGCGTTGAAGAACGAGCTCTCGGCGCCGCCGTATTCACTCGGCACCTCGACCGCCATCACCCCGAGCTCGAACAGGCCCGCGACGAGGGACTTGTCGACGGCGCCGGCTCGGTCCATCTCATGGACCTTGGGGGCCACCTGCTCGCGCGCAAACGCGAGCACGGCGTCCTTGAACATGCGCTCTTCTTCGGTCAAGGCGGTGAGGGCGGATTGGGTCATGGCGCGCTCCATCTAGCACAGGGTTTCGCTTTTTGACCTATGCTGCACGTCAGTGGCTGGCAATAGCTTTGGAGAGTGCTTCCGGGTCACCACCGCGGGTGAGTCGCACGGCCCCGCCAACGTGGTGATCATCGACGGCTGTCCGCCGGGCATGGCGCTCTCGGTCGACGACCTCTGCGCAGATCTCGCGCGCCGTCGGCCCGGGCAGAGTCACGTGACGACGCAACGCGCGGAGGCCGACGAGCCCGAGATCTTGTCGGGCGTGTTCGACGGCAAGACCACGGGCACCGCGCTCGCGATCCTGATCCGGAACCAGGATCAAAAAAGCCAGGATTACGCGGCGATTGCCGACAAGTATCGCCCGGGCCACGCCGACTACACCTACGACGCGAAGTACGGCCTGCGAGACTACCGAGGCGGGGGTCGGGCCAGCGCGCGCGAGACCGTTGCGCGGGTCGCGGCCGGTGCGGTGGCGAGGAAGCTGATCGCGGAGGCGTTCGGCGGGCAGGTGCTCGCGTACGTGGTCCGGATCGGAGACGAGGTCGCAACGATTGCAGAGCCGGCGAGTCTGGTCCGCAGCGACGTGGAACAACTACCGGACGGCTCGCCGAACATCGTGCGTTGCCCGGACCCGGCGGCCGCCGCACGCATGGTCACGCTGATCGAGAGCGTGCGTAAGCAGCAGGACTCCGTCGGTGGCATCGCCGAGATCGTCGCGACGGGCGTGCCGCCGGGCCTCGGTGAGCCGGTGTTCGACAAGCTCAAGGCCGAGCTCGCCAAGGCGCTGTTCTCGATCCCTGCCGTCGTCGGGGTCGAGTACGGGTCGGGATTTGCGGCGGCCTCGCTCCGTGGCAGCGAACACAACGACGCGTTCGTCGCGGAGGGTGGCCGCATCGCGACGCGGGGCAACCACCACGGCGGCATGCTGGGCGGAATTTCGAGTGGCATGCCCATCGTGCTGCGCGCGGCCGTCAAACCCACGAGCAGCTTGCCGCGCGAGCAGGACACGGTGACCCGGGCGGGCGAACCCACGACCATTCGCACTGGCGGCCGCCACGACCCGTGTTTGCTGCCGCGCTTCGTGCCCGTTGCCGAGGCGATGGTGGCCATCGTGCTGGCAGATCACTGGCTCCGGCAGCGCGCGAGCGGGCGCGCCTGACGAACGAGCGCCCTCTTGCCAACCCACGACGTCCGAGCCCGCGCGTCCGCGCTGCGTCAACCAATGGGCAGCACGTGCGCGCGCTCTTCTCGATAGATGCGCAGCGCGAGCTGACCCGCGGCCGAGTCGCGAAAGTGTCGGACCTCGGAGCGCAGCGCGCCGGACGCTTGATCCTCGGTCGGCAGCGGCCAGCCGTACTCCGGCGGCAAGAGCACCGGAGCTGCCAGCGCAGCAAAGGTCAGATCTGCAGCCGTGAACTGATCGCCGGTCAAGAACCGCCGTCCGTCCGCCATGCGTGCGTCCACTTCGCTGAACACGGCGCGAACACGCTCGCGCGAGCGGCGCGCACCCTCGGAGTCGACCTTCATTCCGCGCCGCATCATGCCGCGGATGGCCGGCAGCGCGCCGGAGAAGGCCAGCTGCTGGGCCCTGGTGATTCCGGGGGTGAACAGCGCCTTCATCAGCGCGTCGTCATCCAGGATGTGAAAGTAGATCACGCGCCGAGTGTGCGGGCCGAGCTTGGTGTCGAAGTGATCTTCCAGCTCCAGAGCCTGACGTCGCTGCTCCCCGCTCCCGTACAGCGCCCCGCTCGTGTGGCGGTCACACAGCTCCAGGATGTCAGTTGAATCCCCGAGCGTGCCGCTGTCGGTCACCAGCACGGGCACACTCCGGCTGCCGCCACTCTTGCGTGCCGCCAGCATGTGCAAGAGCGGCGCCTGGGGCTCCTCTTCGAACGGCACACGCGAGCGACCCAGGGCCCAGCGGGCTTTTTCGCAGTAGTGACTGGGGCCGAGCGTGATCAGTCGATAGGCGGGCATCCTCACAGCGCCAGTAGCCCCGCACTTCGGCGCCGGCAAGCTCCTCGCGAGGGAGGATTTCCACTATCGTCCGCGGTCCGTGGCCTCCGTGACGATTCGCGGCGTGGAGAAGCAGTTCGGGCAGACACGCGTGCTGTCCGGCGTGGACATCGACGTGGAAGACGGCGGCTTCGCCGTGCTCGTTGGCCCATCGGGTTGTGGCAAGTCCACGCTGCTTCGACTGATCGCCGGGCTCGAAGAGGTGGACCAAGGCAGCATTCTTTTTGGCGGTCGCGATGTGACCCGCCTCCCGCCGCGCGAGCGCGACATCGCGATGGTGTTCCAGTCGTACGCGCTCTACCCGCACCTCACCGTGCGTCAGAACCTGGCGTTCGGGCTCGAGCTCCGCAAGACCCCCAAGGACGAGATCCAGAAGCGCGTCGACGAGGCGGCGGACATGCTTGGGCTCGGGCAGCTGCTGCAGCGCTTCCCGAGACAGCTCTCTGGCGGGCAACGCCAGCGGGTTGCGATGGGGCGGGCGATCGTGCGGCGCGCGGAGGTCTTTCTGTTCGACGAGCCGCTGTCGAACCTCGACGCCGCGCTCAGAGCTCAGGTCCGCGTCGAGATCCGAAAGCTCCACGATCGGATCGGTGCAACGAGTGTCTACGTCACTCACGATCAGGTCGAAGCCATGACCCTGGCCGACCAGATCTTCGTGCTCAACAAGGGCTGCGTCGAACAGTCGGGTCCGCCGCTCGAGGTGTACGCGCGGCCGGCCACGCGTTTCGTGGCGGCGTTCCTGGGCAGTCCCGCCATGAACTTCATCGACGCCGAGCTGCAGAAGAACGGCGAGAAATGGCAGCTCTCCGCCGCGGGCGTGAGCATCGAGCCGCCACCGAGCGCGCTCGGCGCGGCTCCGCGACCCGGCCCGGTCACCCTCGGAGTGCGCCCCCACGACGTGGCGCAAGTCGAAGCTCTCGAGGGCGCATCCGTCGGCGAGATCCGCGCGGAGGTCGAGGTGCTCGAGGCGCTGGGCAGCGAGTCGTTTGCGCACTGCAAGGTCGCGGGCGCAGCCTTCGTCGCGCGCCTGCCCGGGGCTTCGCGGCCGGCGCGCGGCGTCGAGCTCTTGCTGGGCATCGAGGCCGAGCACGTCCACGTTTTCGACGGCGAGACCGGGCGTGCGCTCTGGAGCCAGGAGAGCTGAGGCATGTTTCCGTTTCGCAAGACCACCGCGCTGGTCACCGGCGCATCTTCCGGTATCGGGCTGGAGCTCGCGCGACAGCTGGCGGAGCGCGGCGCAAGCCTGGTGCTGACCGCACGCTCGCAGGACAAACTCGAGGCGCTGGCGCAAGAGCTGAGCCAGCAATACTCCGTGAAGGCGCGCGTGGTCGTGGCGGATCTCGCTCGTCCACGCGGCGCGCTGGAGCTGTGCGCCGACGTCGACGCGCTCGGCATCGACATCGATCACCTGATCAACAACGCGGGCTTCGGGGACGCCGGCGCACTGACCCGGGCCGACCCCGAGAAACTCGCCGAGATGGTGCGGCTCAACTGCGAAGCGGTCGTGGTGCTCGCTCGCCACTTTCTGCCCGGCATGCTGGCTCGCAGGCGCGGGGGTGTGCTGAACGTGGCCTCGACCGCCGCGTTCCAGCCAATGCCCTACATGGCGACCTACGCCGCGACCAAGGCCTTCGTGCTGAGCTTCTCGGCCGCGCTGGCGAAAGAGGTGGAAGGCCAGGGCGTGCATGTCACCGCGCTCTGCCCGGGACCCGTGCCGACCGGATTCCAGGCGGCCGCCGGCATCGAGCCGGGCATGGAGCGCATTGCCGCGCTGAGCGCCAGCGAGACCGCATCCCAGGCGCTTTCCGCGTACGCGGACGGCGACGCGGTGTGTGTGCCGGGCGCGGTGAATCGCGCGCAGACCCTGTTCAGCAAGCTGGCGCCGCGAGGGCTCCTCACGAGCGCCGTTGCAGCAGCAATGAAGCGCACCGGTCGGGCGAAATGAAGCGCGCGCTACTGTTTGCGCTGTTTGCCTGCGCCTTGCTCGTTGCCCGAAGTGGGCGCGCGGAGGAGCCCCTCGCCGTCTGGCACGCCTATCGAGGCGACGAGAAGGCCGCGCTCGATCAGGTGCTCGCGGAGTTCGAACGCACGACCGGCATTCACGTCGAGGCGCTGCAAGTGCCGCACGACGCATACGCCTCGAAGCTGACCGCCGCCGTGCCGCGCGGACACGGCCCGCATCTGTTCATCGACTCCCACGAGCGCATCGGTGATCTCGAAGAGCGAGGGGTGGTCGCGCCGATCGGGCGGGAGCTGGCGGGGAGCGGACAGTATCCGGCGCGGGCGCTCGAGGCGCTCGCGACGAACGGCGGGCTGCGGGGGCTGCCCCTCGCGCTCAAGTGCCTCGCGCTGTACGTGAACCCGAAGCTGGTGCCCAACGTTCCGACGACGATCGAGGGCATCGCAGCGCTCCGGGCCACGCTCCCCAAAGATGTGGTGCCGCTCGCGTACGAGACGCGGAACATGTACTTTCACGCGGCGTTTCTGCATGCCTTCGGTGGCGCGCAGCTCGCGCCCGACGAGAAGTTCGGTTTTGACAGCCCAGCGGGCGTGCGCTCGCTCGAGTTCGTCCAACGTTTGATGCGCGAAGGCGCAGTTCCGGACGAGGCGTCGGGCGCCGTGGTCGGCGAGCTGTTCAAGACCGGCAAAGCCGCGACGGCCATCAGCGGGCCGTGGTTCGCGAGTGATCTGTCCGGCGGGCTCGAATACCGCGTCGTGCCACTGCCCCGAGTCGAAGCAGCGGGCGCGCCGCTCGCGCCCTTTCTCACCGTAGAAGCGGCGTCACTCACGCCGCGCGGGCGCACGAACCCGGGAGCGTTGCGCCTGCTCTCGTTCATCGCAGGCGAGGCGGGCGCGGACATTCGTGCGCGCGTCGGGCGGCAGGTGGTGGCCCGTACGACGTTGCCGCCGAGCGCGCGGGGAGACGCCTTCCTGGCCGCCTTTGCGGCTCAGGCCGAGCTCTCCGTCCCGATGCCCTCGTCGCCGCGCATGCGTACTACCTGGGAGCCCGCCGAGCGCGCTCTGAAGAAGACCTTGTCGGGCAGCGTAAGCGCCGAGGCCGCTCTGGCAGAAGCTTCCCGCCGGTTCGACGACGTCGTGCGCCCCCCACCCCCGCGCAAATCACCCAGCACGCTGCTCGTGCTCCTGGGCCTGGGCCTGTTGTTTGCGGCCTACGGCGTCTTCCAGCGCTCGCGCCAGGTTGAGCTGTGGCCCGAGATCCGACGCTCGATGCCGGCTTACAAATGGGTGGCGCACGCGGTGATCGCGACTGGCGCGCTGGTCATCCTGCCCATCGCGGTCGGCGCGGGCACGGCGCTGTTTGCGGGGCGGCCGGGTGAGATGCACTACGTGGGACTCGCAAACTTCATCGAGATCCTGACCGCGCGGGGCGGACCGCTCTTGTCGAGCGGCTCGTTCTACCTGGTGCTCCTGGTCACCGTGTTGTGGACGGTGGCCAACCTCGCGCTGCACGTCGGCATCGGTTTCGCTCTCGGCCTACTTCTGTCGCGCCCGAGCCTGAGGCTCAAGCCGCTCTACCGAGTGCTCTTGATCTTGCCGTGGGCCGTGCCCTCGTACGTCACTGCCCTGGCGTGGAAGGGCATGTTCAGCCGCCAGTTCGGCGCGGTCAGCGCGTTGCTCGAGGCAATGGGGGTCGAGCCATTCTCGTGGTGGGCGCGCTTCTCGACCGCGTTCTCTGCGAACCTCGCCACCAACGTCTGGCTCGGCTTCCCGTTCATGATGGTGGTCACCCTTGGCGCGCTGACCTCGGTGCCGAAGGAAGTGCTCGAGGCGGCCGAAGTGGATGGCGCAACACGCTGGCAGCGTTTGTGGCGCGTCACCGTGCCGATGGTCGTGCCCACGATGTTGCCGGCGGTCCTCTTGGGCGCGATCTGGACCTTCAACATGTTCAACGTCGTGTTCCTGGTGTCCGGTGGTGAGCCGGACGGCACGACGGACATCCTCGTGTCCGAGGCCTACCGCTGGGCGTTCACGCGGCAGGCGCAGTACGGCTACGCTGCGGCCTACGCGGTCCTGATCTTCTTGCTCCTGGCCATCGCGTCGAAGCTGATGTCGGGTGTCGGGGCTCGGAGGGCGGCCACATGAGCACCCCCAGCAGCGAGCGGCGTGTCAGCGTCGTCGAGAGTGTGGGTTCTCACCTCGCGATCCTGGCCGCGGTGGTGTTTGCGCTGTATCCGGTGCTGTGGGTGGTCTCCACGGCGTTTTCGGCCGGCAGTGCACCGGAACGCCGGCTGTTGCCCATCCCGCGCCAGCTCACCCTCGAGCACGTGGCGGCCTTCGCCGGTAGTCCACACGTGTTCTCGCAGGCCGCGAGCTCGCTCATCGTCAGCCTTGCCACGGCGCTGGTCGGCATCGCCATTGCGCTGCCCGCGGCGTACGCGCTCTCGCGCTTCTCTTTTGCCGGCAAGGAATCGGGAGTGCGCGTGCTGCTGGCCACGCAGATGTTCCCGATGGTGGCGAGCGCGGTGCCGCTCTACATGGTCCTCGAGTACCTGCACTTGCTCGATACCCGCACCGGGCTGGTGGTCTGTTACGCCACGACCAGCGTGCCTTTTGCGATCTTTCAGCTGCGCGGCGCCTTCGACTCGATCCCGAAGGATCTGGAAGAAGCCGCCATGGTCGACGGGGCAACCCGGCTCGGGGCTTTTCTGCGGGTGGTGCTGCCCGCCGCCCGCCCGGCCATCGCCGTCACCGGGTTGTTCGCCTTCATGAGCGCTTACAACGAGTTCATTCTGGCGGCGACGATCCTGGGACGCGAAGAGGCGTTGACCTTGCCGGTGGTGCTGCAGCGCTACGTGGGTGAGCACGACGCGGCCTGGGGCACGTTCGCCGCGGGCTCCATTCTGGTGAGCCTGCCCGTGATGTTGTTGTTCTACGTCGTGCAGCGAAACCTGGTGTCGGGGTTGACCGCCGGTGGCGTGAAGGGTTGACCACCAGCAGGCCGACGTTCGTCGCTTGACGTCGCATCTCGGCAGGGTTTGACCCGGGAGCGAGACATGCATCATATCCCTCAGGACACGGGCTGGATCGAGGTCATCACCGGCTGCATGTTCAGCGGCAAGACCGAGGAGTTGATCCGGCGCCTGAACCGCGCGCGCTACGCCAAACAGCGCGTGAAGATCTTCAAACCGCGGATCGACGCGCGCTACGCACCCGACAGCGTCGTGAGCCACTCCAAGCAGGAGCTCACCGCGGTCGCGATCGATGATGCCAACGAGATGCTCGAACACACCGAGGACGTGGACGTGGTGGGCATCGACGAGGCGCAGTTCTTCGGAGCGCCCGTGGTGGCGGTGGCCGAGCGGCTCGCCAACGAGGGCAAGAGGGTCGTCGTGGCGGGGCTCGATCAGGACTATCTCGGGCGCCCCTTCGAGCCGATGCCGCACTTGATGGCGGTGGCCGAGTACGTGACCAAGAACCTCGCGATCTGCATGCGCTGTGGCAACCCCGCGGATCGTTCACAACGTCTGGTGCGGCGTGACGCCACCGTGGTCGTGGGTGGAACCGAGTCCTACGAAGCGCGCTGTCGGCGTTGTTTCGACCCGACGCTATCGGCGCCATCGCAGACGGAGCTCTTCGACGGTGCACCGAACGAAGCCTGAGCCGCGGGTCACTGGCGGCCGCAGACGGTCGTGAGCACCGCTTCGAGCCGCCCGAGCCCGCGCACCTTCTCCAGCGAGCTCGGCATCGCGCGCACGATGCTGGTGTAGTCCTGAAGTCTGCGAGCGTCCGCGCCGGTGACGCGCAGCGCGGCCTTTTCCAGGGCGTTCAGCTCGGCGTCGGTGGGCAGAGCCCGGGTCGCGATCAACAGGTTGACGGCGAAGTTGACCCAGTCGGCGGATGGCAACGCCTGGGCCAGTGACAGCGACAACTTGATCGCGAGCTCGCGCGACAGGTTGTCGCAAGTGCCGCCGGCGGCCGACGCGAGCACCTCGAGCAGGCGCCCTTTCAGGATGCCCTCCGCGCGCGCCGCATCACCCGTGCCGATGGCTCGCTCCGCGACACTCCCCAGCAGCTCGAGCGCGTGGGCTTTCGAGGTTGCCGCCGCGGGCCCTGTGGGTGGCGGATTGAGCGAGGTCACCAGGGTCGGGCGCCCTGAAGGACGCTGGTCCGGGGGCAGGGTGTCGCGGGCTTCGCCGACGGACAGCTCGAGCTCGAAATCGCCAACCAAGATACGATCGCCAACGGCGAGGGGTTGTCGTCCGCGAGTCACGCGGCGTCCGTTGACGAAGACGCCGTTTGCGCTGCCGAGATCTTCGATGCTGGGGCCACTTGGGTCGATGACGACGCGTGCGTGCAAGCGCGACACCTTCGGGCCGTCCAGGATCACCTGACAGTGAGCGCTGCGGCCGAGCTCGAATACCCCCGGAGCCAAGGGCAGCCAGCCATGGGGGAGCTTCAGTCGGTAGGGCGGCGACGCAGGGGTCAACGGCCCCATCCTGCCTTGTGGGTCAGCGCATGAAAACCGCGGAAGCTCCCGGGCCGCTGGCCTTCCCTCAGCAAGGCTTGCAATTGCAGGAATTTCCACAGGTGACGGTGGGCTTGGAGCCGCCGCCGCAGGCGCCGGTGCAGCTGTTCTTTCCACAGGCCACCGTGACTCCTGCGCATGCGTTGACCTCCGAGCCGCAGCTGACGGAACAAGGCCCGTCCGAGCACTCGAGATGGGCGCCGCCGCAGCCGAGCTTCACGGAGCAGTCGAGGCTGCATTGGGTACCGGTCGGGCACTTGAAGGTGCCGCTGGCACACGCACCTTGGAAAGTGCACTCGACCTTGCAGGCATATCCCTGCGGGCAAGTGATGGTCTTGTTGTTGCACTCGTTCGGGGTGTCGCAAAGGATGCTGCACACTCCGTTGCCGCAGCCGCCGTCGCATATGACAGGACAAGAGCTGCCGGTCGGTGCCGCCGCAGTTCCGCAGGCAAGGGTGCCGCCGGTTCCGCCTGACGCGCCGGTACCACCGGATGCACCCGTGCCACCGGATGCACCCGTGCCACCGGATGCGCCCGTGCCACCGGATGCATGCACCCGTGCCACCCGATGCGCCCGTGCCACCCGATGCGCCCGTGCCGGCCTGGCCCGCGGAGCCGCCGCTGCCCGCGCCGCCGCCGGTCGTCGTGGTGCCGCCGGCCGCACCAATCCCGCCCGATCCGCCGGAGTCCTCGACGCTGGGCGGCGTGTCTGGAAACAGGCTACATGCCACCGCCGCGAAGCTCAGACTGAACAACAGCGCGCCGCGCACGAACGCCACTATGCCACACGGATGCGGAGCTGGGGTGAGTCGACCCTCCCGCGCTTTGCCCTTATAGTGACGAAGTGCGAAATACGCCGGTCACATGGCCGCGCGCGGAGCTGAACGGAGGTGTTCCGACGAGGGCACGCCGCTTCGCGCTGCTGATCGAGGGTACCGAAGTTCCACTGTCTCGCGGTGAGCTGCTCTTGGGGCGAAGCCGCAGTTGTCAGGTGATCGTCGATGACATGCTGGTGTCGCGTCACCACGCGCGACTCCTGGTCTCGAAGGCCACGCTGTTCGTCGAGGATCTGGGCAGCTCCAACGGCGTCATCGTCAACGAGGTTCGCATCGCGGGGCCAACGCCCCTCGGCGAGGGCGACCGCGTCATCGTCGGGACCCAAGAGTTAGTCGTGCACGCCGTCGACGACGGCGTAGAGACGCTCGAGCCGCCGTCTCCGCCTCGCGCAAAACAGGTCACGCCTCGCGCGCAGGTGTCGGTGCAGCTGGCCTCTGTCTCGGTGAAGCGCGTGCAACCCACCCAACCGGAGATTTCCCTTCGACAAGCGCTCGGAGACGACGCGCGACTGCCTGAAAGTTCGCAGCACCCTGGCCGGGAGGGTGGCGAGGCGACCTTGCGCACCGAAAAGCAGGACGGCCTGCTGACCATGGCGCGCATGGCGGATCGAATGATGAGCATGGGGCGTCACGACGCGGCCGCGCGGCTGCTTGGCGACCACCTGAAGGGTGTGCTGGCCAAGGCCAAGGAAGGTCGAAGTGTTCCGAAGGACGTGCTCGAGACCGTCGGGACGTACGGCGTCAAGCTCACGGACGTCACCGGCGATGGGCAGTGGGCAAACGTCGCCATCGAGTTGCATCTCTTGGCCATTCGTCCGTTGCCGGACAAATCCGTCACCGTGCTCGAAGCTTCGATGGCGCGGGCTCCGGGCATCGATCGCCCGCTCGTTCTTCGCTACAAAGCAGCGCTGCGCGCCGCCGAGGAGAAATTCTCGAAGGCGGAGCAGGCGCTCTTGGACCGCATCTATATGATCCCGACCAGGTGACGTGTGGGGGCAGCCGAAGTCGCACCAAGCTACGAGAATCGCCGCCGTCACGCGGGAGCGAAGCTCGGCCGTTATCAGGTCGGGACTCGGCTCGGTGTCGGCGGAAGCGCGGCGGTGTACCTGGGTCGGCTCCCCGGTCCGATGAACTTCGAGCGACTCGTCGCGATCAAGGTCGTGCACGACCACCTCTCGGAAGAGAAGGAGTTCATCAGCCAGTTCCTTGACGAGGCGAACCTGTTGGTGCGGCTTGCTCACCCCAACATCGTGCAGGTGCATGAGCTGGGTCGCGAGGGTGACACGCTGTTTCTCGCGATGGAGTACCTGCACGGGCAGCCGCTCTCGAAGTTGATCAGCTCACTCGGGCGGCGCTCCAAGCGTTTGGAGCCGGGGCTCGTGGCGTGGCTCGGCGCAAGAACGGCGGAGGGTCTGGGGTTCGCCCACGACCTCAAGGATGAACAGGGGCAGTCGCTTGGGCTCGTCCACCGCGACATCAGTCCGCAGAACGTGTTCATCAACTACGACGGGAGTGTGAAGCTGATCGATTTCGGCATCGCACGCGCCGCCGGTCGCATCGCTCAGACCACACTCGGGCGCGTCAAGGGCAAGTTCAGCTACATGGCGCCAGAGCAGGTGCTGGGCAAGGACTTCGACCATCGAGTCGATCTGTTTGCGTTGGGTGCCACGCTGTATGAGGCAGCGCTGGGATCCAGGTTGTTTGCGGGCGTCGATGAGTCCGCGACCTTGCACAAACTACTGTTCGAAGCGGTTCCGGATCCGCGCAGCCGTGTGCCGGGCTTCCCCGATGAGCTCGCGGAAATATTGAAGCGTGCGCTCCAGACCGAGCCGGAGGAGCGGTATCAGACCGCGGCAGAGCTGGCTCGGGACCTGGACGCCTTCGTGAAAGCCGCCGGGATCGACGACCCGCAGCAGTTGCTCGCGGACTCGATGCACGGTTTGTTCGAGCAGGAGCGGGGCGAACAACAAAAGTCGATCGAATCGCTGAGGAGTGCGGGCTTCGAGACCGTGACGGACCGAGAGCTTCCGGTCGAGGCGGGGCGTTCCAGTGGCGTGATCTCGCGTCCAGCGCCGCCTCAGCCCCAGCTCTGGAAGTATGCGGCGTTGGGGTTTGCCATTGTCCTGACCACTGGCGTGACGGTGCTCGCGGTGCGCAGCAATCCCACTCCGGCGCCTGGCCCGGCGCCGAGCGTCGCGGAGCCGAGCAACGTCAGCATCGAGGTCACGACCCAACCGGAGGCCAGCGCCACCATCCTGGTCGCTGGGATCGCCGCTCAGGGCAAGCCGGCACGCAGCAGCGTGCAGCGCGGTTCGGCCCCGGTCGAAGTGGCGGTGACCGCAGAAGGGTTCGAGCGGGCGGTGTTGACCGTGATCCCCGATCGCGACCGAGGGGTGGTGGTCCCGCTGAAGAAGATCGTCGAAGCCCCGCCGACCCCTCCGCCCAGCGCCAGCGCCGAAAAACCAGCGAAGCCAGAGGGCAAGGCCGGCCCCCAGGCGGGCACTCCGATCAAGAAGAACGACCCGCTGGTGACCAAGTATCCCTTCGGGAAATAGCTGCCGTGCGCCGCTGACAGGGGCCCGCGGTAGGG
The genomic region above belongs to Myxococcales bacterium and contains:
- a CDS encoding serine/threonine protein kinase; translated protein: MGAAEVAPSYENRRRHAGAKLGRYQVGTRLGVGGSAAVYLGRLPGPMNFERLVAIKVVHDHLSEEKEFISQFLDEANLLVRLAHPNIVQVHELGREGDTLFLAMEYLHGQPLSKLISSLGRRSKRLEPGLVAWLGARTAEGLGFAHDLKDEQGQSLGLVHRDISPQNVFINYDGSVKLIDFGIARAAGRIAQTTLGRVKGKFSYMAPEQVLGKDFDHRVDLFALGATLYEAALGSRLFAGVDESATLHKLLFEAVPDPRSRVPGFPDELAEILKRALQTEPEERYQTAAELARDLDAFVKAAGIDDPQQLLADSMHGLFEQERGEQQKSIESLRSAGFETVTDRELPVEAGRSSGVISRPAPPQPQLWKYAALGFAIVLTTGVTVLAVRSNPTPAPGPAPSVAEPSNVSIEVTTQPEASATILVAGIAAQGKPARSSVQRGSAPVEVAVTAEGFERAVLTVIPDRDRGVVVPLKKIVEAPPTPPPSASAEKPAKPEGKAGPQAGTPIKKNDPLVTKYPFGK